Proteins from a genomic interval of Fundidesulfovibrio putealis DSM 16056:
- a CDS encoding hydrogenase small subunit encodes MRVSIGLAKDDAEKRLEQKGVSRRDFMKFCAAVATTLGMGPGAAAEVAAALTAKKRPSVVYLHGAECTGCSEAVLRTYEPYLDALILDTISLDYHETIMAAAGEAAEDALHKAVNSPDGFVLVCEGGIPMKDNGIYGMVGGHTMLQIVKDCAPKAKAIIAMGTCATFGGVQAAKPNPTGAVSVAKALDRKDIINIAGCPPNPINFVGAVVLFLKGEKIELDSLNRPKAFFGKSVHDQCERVKFFDEGKFAKSFDSEEAKKGYCLYELGCRGPETFNNCPKVLFNSTNWPVKAGHPCIGCSEPDFWDTMTPFYAPR; translated from the coding sequence ATGCGCGTATCCATTGGTCTTGCCAAGGACGACGCCGAAAAACGTCTCGAACAGAAAGGCGTCTCCCGCCGCGACTTCATGAAGTTCTGCGCGGCAGTGGCAACCACGCTCGGCATGGGTCCCGGCGCAGCCGCCGAAGTTGCGGCGGCCCTTACCGCCAAGAAACGCCCCAGCGTCGTCTATCTGCACGGCGCGGAATGCACCGGCTGCTCCGAAGCCGTGCTGCGCACCTATGAACCGTACCTGGATGCCCTGATCCTGGACACCATCAGCCTCGACTACCATGAGACCATCATGGCCGCCGCCGGCGAAGCCGCTGAAGACGCCCTGCACAAGGCCGTCAACTCGCCCGACGGATTCGTCCTGGTGTGCGAGGGTGGCATCCCCATGAAGGACAACGGCATCTACGGCATGGTCGGCGGACACACCATGCTTCAGATCGTGAAGGATTGCGCCCCCAAGGCCAAGGCCATCATCGCCATGGGCACCTGCGCCACCTTCGGCGGCGTCCAGGCCGCCAAGCCCAACCCCACGGGCGCCGTCTCCGTCGCCAAGGCCCTTGACCGCAAGGACATCATCAACATCGCCGGCTGCCCGCCCAACCCCATCAACTTCGTGGGTGCGGTGGTGCTGTTCCTGAAGGGCGAGAAGATCGAGCTGGATTCGCTGAACCGCCCCAAGGCGTTCTTCGGCAAGTCCGTCCACGACCAGTGCGAGCGCGTGAAGTTCTTCGACGAAGGAAAGTTCGCCAAGAGCTTCGACTCCGAAGAGGCCAAGAAAGGCTACTGCCTCTACGAGCTGGGCTGCCGTGGTCCCGAGACCTTCAACAACTGCCCCAAGGTGCTGTTCAACTCGACTAACTGGCCCGTGAAGGCCGGTCACCCCTGCATCGGCTGCTCCGAGCCCGATTTCTGGGACACCATGACCCCCTTCTACGCGCCCCGTTAG
- a CDS encoding nickel-dependent hydrogenase large subunit, which produces MADSKPQVMKTPQSTFTGPVVVDPVTRIEGHLRMVVEVEAGKIKNAWSSSQLFRGLEIILKGRDPRDAQHFTQRSCGVCTYVHALASTRAVDNAVGVKVPENATIMRNLVMASQYLHDHIVHFYHLHALDWVDVTSALKADPVKAAQIANSISPRKTEASALKAVQDKVKALVDSGQLGIFTNAYFLGGHQSYYLPPEVNLIATAHYLEALHLQVKAARAMAIFGAKNPHTQFTVVGGCTNYDALRPERIAEFVTLFKEVKKFVDEVYIPDLLTVASYYKDWAAIGGTSNFLCFGEFPQKSEFGFDDRFLPAGYIMKRDLKGVKPVDPKQIMEHVAHSWYKGNEAKHPYEGVTDPQYTNLDDKDRYSWMKAPRYMNEPMETGPLAKVLVAYSKGHKATVKTVDMVCKKLGVTTAALFSTLGRTAARGIETAVIAGEMEAWVKKLADNVKKGNTKLYQDWKMPDSAQGVGFVDAPRGALSHWIDIKGGKINNFQLVVPSTWSLGPRCAAGKLSPVEEALIGTPIADPKRPVEILRTIHSFDPCIACGVHVIEPESNEVLSFKVL; this is translated from the coding sequence ATGGCTGACAGCAAGCCTCAGGTTATGAAAACGCCCCAGAGCACCTTCACCGGCCCGGTAGTGGTCGACCCCGTTACCCGTATCGAGGGTCACCTGCGCATGGTCGTTGAAGTTGAAGCCGGTAAAATCAAGAACGCGTGGAGCTCCTCGCAGCTCTTCCGTGGCCTTGAAATCATCCTCAAGGGCCGCGACCCCCGCGACGCCCAGCACTTCACCCAGCGCTCCTGCGGCGTCTGCACCTACGTGCACGCCCTGGCCTCCACCCGCGCGGTCGACAACGCCGTGGGCGTGAAGGTTCCCGAGAACGCCACCATCATGCGCAACCTGGTCATGGCCTCGCAGTACCTGCATGACCACATCGTCCACTTCTATCACCTGCACGCCCTGGACTGGGTGGACGTCACCAGCGCCCTGAAGGCCGACCCCGTCAAGGCCGCTCAGATCGCCAACTCCATCTCGCCCCGCAAGACCGAAGCCTCCGCCCTCAAGGCCGTTCAGGACAAGGTCAAGGCCCTGGTCGACTCCGGCCAGCTGGGCATCTTCACCAACGCGTACTTCCTGGGCGGACACCAGTCCTACTATCTGCCCCCCGAAGTGAACCTGATCGCCACCGCCCACTACCTCGAGGCTCTGCACCTCCAGGTGAAGGCCGCGCGCGCCATGGCCATCTTCGGCGCCAAGAACCCCCACACCCAGTTCACCGTGGTGGGCGGCTGCACCAACTACGACGCCCTGCGCCCCGAGCGCATCGCCGAGTTCGTCACCCTGTTCAAGGAAGTCAAAAAGTTCGTGGATGAAGTCTACATCCCCGACCTCTTGACCGTCGCCTCCTACTACAAGGACTGGGCCGCCATCGGCGGAACCTCCAACTTCCTGTGCTTCGGCGAGTTCCCCCAGAAGAGCGAGTTCGGCTTCGACGACCGCTTCCTGCCCGCCGGCTACATCATGAAGCGCGACCTGAAGGGCGTGAAGCCCGTCGATCCCAAGCAGATCATGGAGCACGTGGCCCACTCCTGGTACAAGGGCAACGAAGCCAAGCATCCCTACGAGGGCGTCACCGATCCCCAGTACACCAACCTGGATGACAAGGACCGCTACTCCTGGATGAAGGCCCCCCGTTACATGAACGAGCCCATGGAGACCGGCCCGCTGGCCAAGGTCCTGGTGGCCTACTCCAAGGGCCACAAGGCCACCGTCAAGACCGTGGACATGGTCTGCAAGAAGCTGGGCGTCACCACCGCCGCCCTGTTCTCCACCCTGGGCCGCACCGCTGCACGCGGCATCGAAACCGCCGTCATCGCGGGCGAGATGGAAGCCTGGGTGAAGAAGCTGGCCGACAACGTGAAGAAGGGCAACACCAAGCTCTATCAGGACTGGAAGATGCCCGACAGCGCCCAGGGCGTCGGCTTCGTGGACGCCCCCCGTGGCGCCCTGTCCCACTGGATCGACATCAAGGGCGGCAAGATCAACAACTTCCAGCTGGTCGTGCCCTCCACCTGGAGCCTCGGACCCCGCTGCGCCGCTGGCAAGCTGTCCCCGGTCGAAGAGGCCCTGATCGGCACCCCGATCGCCGATCCCAAGCGCCCGGTCGAAATCCTGCGCACCATCCACTCCTTCGACCCCTGCATCGCCTGCGGCGTGCACGTGATCGAGCCGGAGTCCAACGAAGTGCTGAGCTTCAAGGTGCTGTAA
- a CDS encoding HyaD/HybD family hydrogenase maturation endopeptidase: MDEKRRILVLGVGNILYTDEGVGVRCVEKLEKEYEFSDNVTLVDGGTLGMRLMDYLLHCDTAIILDAVLGGQEPGTIYRCTGDDLRKSIAFKDSMHQSDLVDSLVYCDLMGNRPDAVVIGIQPHDYQTMALEVSEVLASRLDDMAGFALKEVEAAGGTFTKR, from the coding sequence ATGGACGAGAAACGCAGGATTCTGGTGCTTGGCGTGGGCAACATTCTCTACACCGACGAGGGCGTGGGCGTGCGCTGCGTGGAGAAGCTGGAGAAGGAATACGAGTTCTCCGACAACGTGACCCTGGTGGACGGCGGGACGCTGGGCATGCGGCTTATGGACTATCTGCTCCACTGCGACACGGCCATCATCCTGGACGCGGTGCTGGGCGGGCAGGAGCCTGGGACCATCTACCGCTGCACAGGCGACGACCTGCGCAAGTCCATCGCCTTCAAGGACTCCATGCACCAGTCCGACCTGGTGGATTCGCTGGTCTACTGCGACCTGATGGGCAACCGCCCGGACGCGGTGGTCATCGGCATCCAGCCGCACGACTACCAGACCATGGCCCTGGAAGTGTCCGAGGTGCTGGCCTCGCGCCTGGACGACATGGCCGGGTTCGCCCTGAAGGAAGTCGAGGCCGCGGGCGGGACGTTCACCAAAAGATAG
- a CDS encoding bifunctional metallophosphatase/5'-nucleotidase → MPLVRILAVLAASLLLAGQLLAAEARPYRLTILHTNDIHARMAEFNAYGQTCTPEESAKGECFGGYPRIAAAVEATRKKGGHTLLLDAGDQFQGTLFYTALKGRPSREAMNLLRYNAMTLGNHEFDDGPAVLQETFLSGLNVPVLAANLDASRDPALKAKIKPWMIVSVGGRKIGVAGIANEDTAHLANPGPDLVFSDAAEPLRQAVRDLNAQGADIIIALTHVGLERDKELAAAVDGIDVIVGGHSHSLLSGTDPKAAGPYPVVEKSPSGKPVLIVQAEAWGKYLGELSVDFDAKGVPLAWSGAPLLLDASRPQDPAMLAKVKGWQEELKPYLGQIVGKTAEALTAECRFGECALGNALAEAVRLSAKAQGARAAFINSGALRAGLKAGDVTQGDLLTAYPFTDNVATFELSGKDLLAVLEHGVSLADQPGASGTGRFLQVSGLRYSFDPRRPAGQRIVTADILGPDGGYAPIVRDKSYSLASCGYLLKGGDGFAMLKDHAKRVYAFGMPIADAFADYVATHSPLSPRLEGRIVRLGDALPK, encoded by the coding sequence ATGCCCCTCGTCCGTATTCTCGCGGTCCTCGCCGCGTCCCTGCTGCTGGCCGGGCAACTCCTCGCGGCCGAGGCCAGGCCTTACCGCCTGACCATCCTGCACACCAACGACATCCACGCCCGCATGGCCGAGTTCAACGCCTACGGCCAGACCTGCACCCCCGAAGAATCCGCCAAGGGCGAATGCTTCGGCGGCTATCCGCGCATCGCTGCCGCCGTGGAGGCCACCCGCAAAAAGGGCGGCCACACGCTGCTGCTCGACGCCGGGGATCAGTTCCAGGGCACGCTCTTCTACACCGCGCTCAAAGGCCGCCCCAGCCGCGAGGCCATGAACCTCCTGCGCTACAACGCCATGACGCTGGGCAACCACGAGTTCGACGACGGTCCTGCCGTGTTGCAGGAGACCTTCCTGAGCGGCCTCAACGTGCCGGTGCTGGCCGCAAACCTGGATGCATCACGCGACCCGGCCCTCAAGGCCAAAATCAAACCCTGGATGATCGTCAGCGTGGGCGGGCGCAAGATCGGCGTGGCGGGCATCGCCAACGAGGACACCGCGCACCTGGCCAACCCCGGACCTGACCTCGTGTTCTCCGACGCGGCGGAGCCCCTGCGCCAGGCCGTGCGCGACCTGAATGCCCAAGGCGCGGACATCATCATCGCCCTGACCCACGTGGGCCTGGAGCGCGACAAGGAGCTGGCCGCCGCAGTGGACGGCATCGACGTGATCGTGGGCGGGCACAGCCACAGCCTGCTCTCCGGCACCGACCCCAAGGCGGCAGGGCCGTACCCCGTGGTGGAGAAATCCCCCTCGGGCAAGCCCGTGCTCATCGTTCAGGCCGAGGCCTGGGGCAAATACCTGGGAGAGCTCTCCGTGGACTTCGACGCCAAGGGCGTCCCCCTGGCCTGGAGCGGCGCGCCGCTGCTGCTGGACGCCTCCCGGCCCCAGGACCCGGCCATGCTGGCCAAGGTCAAAGGCTGGCAGGAGGAGCTGAAGCCCTACCTGGGGCAGATCGTGGGCAAGACCGCCGAGGCCCTCACCGCCGAGTGCCGCTTCGGCGAGTGCGCCCTGGGCAACGCCCTGGCCGAGGCCGTGCGCCTGTCGGCCAAGGCCCAGGGGGCGCGCGCCGCGTTCATCAACAGCGGCGCGCTGCGGGCCGGGCTCAAGGCAGGCGACGTGACCCAGGGGGACCTGCTCACGGCCTATCCCTTCACGGACAACGTGGCCACCTTCGAGCTGTCCGGCAAGGACCTGCTGGCCGTGCTGGAACACGGCGTGAGCCTCGCGGACCAGCCCGGCGCGTCCGGAACCGGCAGGTTCCTGCAGGTGTCCGGCCTGCGCTACTCCTTCGATCCGCGCCGCCCGGCGGGCCAACGCATCGTCACGGCGGACATCCTTGGCCCCGACGGCGGGTACGCGCCCATCGTCCGGGATAAAAGCTACTCCCTGGCCTCCTGCGGCTACCTGCTCAAGGGCGGCGACGGCTTCGCCATGCTGAAGGACCACGCCAAGCGCGTCTACGCCTTCGGCATGCCCATCGCCGACGCCTTCGCGGACTACGTGGCCACCCACTCCCCCCTGAGCCCGCGCCTGGAGGGCCGCATCGTGCGCCTGGGCGACGCCCTGCCCAAGTGA
- a CDS encoding MFS transporter has protein sequence MSTSSLLRSFRHRNYRLYFFGQVVSLTGTWMQSTAQGWLVYRLTGSAFALGLVGFATLLPVLILGLFGGVLADRLPKRKLLVAAQSVAMLQAVGLAWLTFSGSVEVWQVIAFAACLGVVNAVELPTRHSFVVEMVGKEDLHNAIGLNSSIFHMARVMGPLLAGVLVAAFGEAWCFAINAASFTAVIAGLLAMRLQSAPPKPSTASIREHMSQGVRYAWNTPLVRAILALITIASVMGSSSVVLLPVFAGDIFGRGPEGLGTLTAALGLGSLFGSLVMAGRSKATGLNRIAVWGCAGLGAGLTLFAQTPFFWGAGAFLIPTGFALMALMASCNTMLQLAAPDEMRGRVMSLYTMLYMGMAPFGSLIAGLLAQWLGAPLAVTILGLCCLAGAVWAGRALWREC, from the coding sequence GTGTCAACATCATCCCTCTTGCGGTCGTTTCGCCACCGGAACTACCGTCTGTACTTCTTCGGGCAGGTCGTGTCCCTCACCGGAACTTGGATGCAGTCCACTGCCCAGGGCTGGCTGGTCTACAGGCTCACCGGGTCGGCCTTTGCGCTGGGCCTGGTGGGTTTCGCCACGCTTTTGCCGGTGCTTATCCTCGGACTGTTCGGCGGCGTGCTGGCCGACCGCCTGCCCAAGCGCAAGCTCCTGGTAGCGGCTCAGAGCGTAGCCATGCTCCAGGCCGTGGGTCTGGCCTGGCTGACCTTCTCCGGCAGTGTGGAGGTCTGGCAGGTGATCGCTTTCGCGGCCTGCCTGGGCGTGGTGAACGCGGTGGAGCTGCCCACGCGCCACTCCTTCGTGGTGGAGATGGTGGGCAAGGAGGACCTGCACAACGCCATCGGGCTCAACTCTTCAATCTTCCACATGGCGCGCGTCATGGGGCCGCTGCTGGCTGGCGTGCTGGTGGCGGCGTTCGGCGAGGCCTGGTGCTTCGCCATAAACGCCGCCAGCTTCACCGCCGTGATCGCGGGGCTCCTGGCCATGCGCCTGCAGAGCGCGCCGCCCAAGCCGTCCACCGCCAGCATCCGTGAGCACATGTCCCAGGGCGTACGCTACGCCTGGAACACGCCGCTGGTGCGGGCCATCCTGGCGCTCATCACCATCGCCAGCGTGATGGGCTCTTCCAGCGTGGTGCTGCTGCCGGTGTTCGCGGGGGACATCTTCGGGCGCGGCCCCGAAGGGCTGGGCACGCTCACGGCGGCCCTGGGACTGGGAAGCCTTTTTGGCTCGCTGGTGATGGCCGGACGGAGCAAAGCCACGGGGCTCAACCGCATCGCTGTGTGGGGCTGCGCGGGGCTTGGCGCCGGGCTTACGCTGTTTGCCCAGACGCCTTTCTTCTGGGGCGCGGGGGCGTTCCTGATACCCACGGGGTTCGCGCTCATGGCGCTCATGGCCAGCTGCAACACCATGCTCCAGCTGGCCGCGCCCGACGAGATGCGCGGGCGGGTGATGTCGCTCTACACCATGCTGTACATGGGCATGGCCCCCTTCGGGTCGCTGATCGCGGGACTTCTGGCCCAGTGGTTGGGCGCGCCCCTGGCCGTGACCATCCTTGGGCTGTGCTGCCTGGCCGGGGCCGTGTGGGCCGGGCGGGCGCTCTGGCGCGAGTGCTGA
- the nifB gene encoding nitrogenase cofactor biosynthesis protein NifB, which yields MAMDLSKHPCFNKDAKGSCARIHLPVAPKCNIQCNYCNRKYDCVNESRPGVTSSVLSPAQAIKYMEEVMKVETRLTVVGIAGPGDPMANAKETLETMRRIKNKWPDMILCLSSNGLELPEHVDELAEIGVSHVTVTVNAVDPEIAAKVYSWARVGKVLYRGADAARILLEKQEESIRRLKEKDIIVKVNTIIMPGINDHHIEDIAKKMKSMGVNLLNCMALIPNKETKFELVPEPSKADVEAIRAMAETYLPQMRHCQRCRADAVGLLEKDCSRDFSGLMQACSTIVPEVDESRAYVAVATMEGMLVNMHLGEAGSFQIWGEDGCGGYKMVEDRPAPPTGGGPKRWYTLAKSLSDCRAVLVSGVGDTPQAILEEEGVKVVAMSGFIAQGLDAVFKTKKFDHLRAKGGGGCKAGGCSGGSGEGC from the coding sequence ATGGCCATGGACCTCTCCAAGCACCCCTGTTTCAATAAGGACGCCAAGGGCTCCTGCGCCCGCATCCACCTGCCGGTCGCGCCCAAGTGCAACATCCAGTGCAACTACTGCAACCGGAAGTACGACTGCGTGAACGAGTCGCGCCCTGGCGTCACCTCCTCCGTGCTCTCGCCTGCCCAGGCCATCAAGTACATGGAAGAGGTCATGAAGGTGGAGACGCGCCTGACCGTGGTGGGCATCGCAGGCCCCGGCGACCCCATGGCCAACGCCAAGGAAACGCTCGAGACCATGCGCCGCATCAAGAATAAGTGGCCGGACATGATCCTGTGCCTGTCCTCCAACGGGCTGGAGCTGCCCGAGCACGTGGACGAGCTGGCCGAGATCGGCGTGTCCCACGTCACCGTGACCGTGAACGCGGTCGATCCCGAGATCGCGGCCAAGGTGTACTCCTGGGCGCGGGTGGGCAAGGTGCTGTACCGGGGCGCGGACGCGGCGCGCATCCTGCTGGAAAAGCAGGAGGAGTCCATCCGCCGCTTGAAGGAGAAGGACATCATCGTCAAGGTGAACACCATCATCATGCCCGGCATCAACGACCACCACATCGAGGATATCGCCAAGAAGATGAAGTCCATGGGCGTGAATCTGCTCAACTGCATGGCGCTCATCCCCAACAAGGAAACCAAGTTCGAGCTGGTTCCCGAGCCCAGCAAGGCCGATGTGGAAGCCATCCGGGCCATGGCCGAGACCTATCTTCCCCAGATGCGCCACTGCCAGCGCTGCCGCGCCGACGCCGTGGGCCTTCTGGAGAAGGACTGCTCGCGCGACTTCTCGGGGCTCATGCAGGCCTGCTCCACCATCGTGCCCGAGGTGGACGAGTCCCGCGCGTATGTGGCCGTGGCCACCATGGAGGGCATGCTGGTGAACATGCACCTGGGCGAGGCCGGGAGCTTTCAGATCTGGGGTGAGGACGGCTGCGGCGGCTACAAGATGGTCGAAGACCGCCCCGCGCCGCCCACCGGCGGCGGTCCCAAGCGCTGGTACACCCTGGCCAAGTCCCTGTCGGACTGCCGCGCCGTGCTGGTGTCGGGGGTAGGCGACACGCCCCAGGCCATCCTGGAGGAAGAAGGCGTGAAGGTGGTGGCCATGTCCGGGTTCATCGCCCAGGGGCTGGACGCCGTGTTCAAGACCAAGAAGTTCGACCACCTGCGCGCCAAAGGCGGCGGAGGGTGCAAGGCCGGGGGCTGCTCAGGCGGCAGCGGCGAGGGGTGCTAG
- a CDS encoding nitrogenase component 1, whose amino-acid sequence MSCPTNFADTGDKAVCAFTGDIAAGAVAEASPVTANAKPIKPKVEPFVSTTNACKLCKPLGATLVFKGIEGGVPFLHGSQGCATYMRRYIISHFREPMDIASSSLGEKQAIYGGAANLKKGLLTVMDKYGAGMIGVATTCLTETIGDDVPGILLEFRKEFGDLNVAPVVQVSTPSYSGTHMEGFTAAVRAVADQLATADVKTDMVNCFPGFVSCEDIRHLKDVFASFGLKAAILPDYSETLDGPALEDYEKLPSGGTPVADIKAMGGAPASFEFGATLSPPAEAATAGGLLASRFGVALHRLGMPIGIRESDAFFQALESVSCKPTPRRHALERGRLVDALVDGHKYVSQKRCVIYGEEDLIVGLTSFMAEIGVIPVLVAGGGKSGRLKAAIEAACEGLMPEMPEVAEGVDFYDIADRAKELAPDFFLGHSKGYRTAREMNVPLIRVGFPIHDRFGGHRLRHLCYLGSHELLDRVVNAMIEKKQSDSDIGYGYI is encoded by the coding sequence ATGAGCTGCCCGACAAACTTTGCCGACACCGGCGACAAGGCCGTGTGCGCGTTCACGGGCGATATCGCCGCCGGAGCGGTCGCCGAGGCTTCTCCCGTGACCGCCAACGCCAAGCCCATAAAGCCCAAGGTGGAGCCGTTCGTGTCCACCACCAACGCCTGCAAGCTGTGCAAGCCCCTGGGCGCGACCCTGGTGTTCAAGGGCATCGAGGGCGGCGTGCCCTTCCTGCACGGCTCCCAGGGCTGCGCCACCTACATGCGCCGCTACATCATCAGCCATTTTCGCGAACCCATGGACATCGCCTCCAGCTCGCTCGGCGAGAAGCAGGCCATCTACGGCGGCGCGGCCAACCTGAAGAAGGGCCTGCTGACCGTGATGGACAAGTACGGAGCGGGCATGATCGGCGTGGCCACCACCTGCCTCACCGAGACCATCGGCGACGACGTCCCCGGCATCCTGCTGGAATTCAGGAAAGAGTTCGGCGACCTGAACGTGGCTCCGGTGGTGCAGGTCTCCACGCCCAGCTACTCCGGCACGCACATGGAGGGCTTCACCGCCGCCGTGCGCGCCGTGGCGGACCAGCTGGCTACGGCGGACGTGAAGACGGACATGGTGAACTGCTTCCCCGGCTTCGTCTCCTGCGAGGACATCCGGCACCTGAAAGACGTGTTCGCGAGCTTCGGCCTGAAGGCCGCCATCCTGCCGGACTACTCCGAGACTTTGGACGGCCCTGCCCTGGAAGATTACGAAAAGCTGCCCTCCGGCGGCACCCCCGTCGCGGACATCAAGGCCATGGGCGGAGCTCCGGCGTCGTTCGAGTTCGGAGCCACCCTGTCGCCGCCCGCCGAGGCGGCCACCGCTGGCGGGCTTCTGGCCTCGCGCTTCGGCGTGGCGCTTCACCGCCTGGGAATGCCCATAGGCATTCGCGAATCCGACGCCTTCTTCCAGGCCCTGGAGTCCGTGTCCTGCAAGCCCACGCCCCGCCGCCATGCCCTGGAGCGCGGCCGCCTGGTGGACGCCCTGGTGGACGGCCACAAGTACGTCTCCCAGAAGCGCTGCGTGATCTACGGCGAGGAGGACCTGATCGTTGGTCTGACATCCTTCATGGCCGAGATCGGCGTGATTCCCGTGCTGGTAGCCGGCGGCGGCAAGTCCGGCCGCCTGAAGGCCGCCATCGAGGCAGCCTGCGAGGGGCTGATGCCCGAGATGCCCGAAGTGGCCGAGGGCGTGGACTTCTACGACATAGCCGACCGCGCCAAGGAACTGGCCCCGGACTTCTTTCTGGGCCACTCCAAGGGCTACCGCACGGCCCGCGAGATGAACGTCCCCCTCATCCGGGTGGGCTTTCCCATACACGACCGCTTCGGCGGCCACCGGCTGCGCCACCTCTGCTATCTGGGCTCCCACGAGCTTCTGGACCGCGTGGTGAACGCCATGATCGAAAAGAAACAGTCAGATTCCGACATCGGGTACGGATACATTTAA
- the nifE gene encoding nitrogenase iron-molybdenum cofactor biosynthesis protein NifE, producing the protein MSDNIFEERRDQIHVKGDGPFKLACNRDSLAGAVSQRACVFCGSRVVLYPIADALHLVHGPIGCAAYTWDIRGALSSGPELHRLSFSTDLQETDVIFGGEKKLYAALIELIDRHQPKAAFVYSTCIVGIIGDDLQAVCKKVSAEKGIPVIPVQSEGFKGNKREGYLAACKAMFTLVGTGDTSDVSPLSLNILGDFNLAGEIWIIREYFERMGIQCVANITGDGRVGDIAKAHGAALNVVQCSGSTMDMAKMMKDTYGTPFVKVSYFGIEDMAEALYSVARFFKDKDPDMLARTQALVKEELAVLYPKLAGFRKDLEGKKAAIYVGGAFKAFSLIKAFRHLGMSVVIAGSQTGTPEDYEELASICDPGTIIVDDANPLELSAFLKEKDVDIFVGGVKERPIAYKLGVGFCDHNHERKEALEGFVGMYNFALEVHRTVMSPVWRFVPRRTGPVLAANRDDLPKECVL; encoded by the coding sequence GTGTCTGACAATATTTTCGAAGAACGCAGGGACCAGATCCACGTCAAGGGCGACGGACCCTTCAAGCTGGCCTGCAACCGCGACTCCCTGGCCGGCGCGGTCAGCCAGAGGGCCTGCGTGTTCTGCGGCTCGCGGGTGGTGCTCTATCCCATCGCAGACGCCCTGCACCTGGTGCACGGCCCCATCGGCTGCGCGGCCTACACCTGGGACATCCGGGGCGCGCTGTCCTCCGGGCCTGAGCTGCACCGCCTGTCCTTCTCCACCGATCTCCAGGAGACCGACGTCATCTTCGGCGGCGAGAAGAAGCTGTACGCCGCCCTCATCGAACTGATCGACCGCCACCAGCCCAAGGCCGCCTTCGTGTACTCCACCTGCATCGTGGGCATCATCGGCGACGACCTCCAGGCCGTCTGCAAGAAGGTGTCCGCCGAGAAGGGCATCCCGGTGATCCCGGTGCAGTCCGAAGGCTTCAAGGGCAACAAGCGCGAGGGCTACCTGGCCGCGTGCAAGGCCATGTTCACCCTGGTGGGCACGGGCGACACGTCGGACGTCTCACCCTTGTCGCTGAACATCCTGGGCGACTTCAACCTGGCGGGCGAGATCTGGATCATCCGCGAATACTTCGAGCGCATGGGCATCCAGTGCGTGGCCAACATCACCGGCGATGGCCGCGTGGGCGACATCGCCAAGGCCCACGGCGCGGCGCTGAACGTGGTGCAGTGCTCCGGCTCCACCATGGATATGGCCAAGATGATGAAGGACACATACGGCACGCCCTTCGTCAAGGTCTCCTATTTCGGCATCGAGGACATGGCCGAGGCCCTGTACTCCGTGGCCCGCTTCTTCAAGGACAAGGACCCGGACATGCTGGCCCGCACCCAGGCCCTGGTGAAGGAAGAGCTGGCCGTGCTGTATCCCAAGCTGGCGGGCTTCCGGAAGGACCTGGAAGGCAAGAAGGCCGCCATCTACGTGGGCGGCGCGTTCAAGGCCTTCTCGCTGATCAAGGCCTTCCGCCATCTGGGCATGTCCGTGGTGATCGCCGGTTCCCAGACCGGCACCCCGGAGGATTACGAGGAACTTGCCTCCATCTGCGACCCCGGCACCATCATCGTGGACGACGCCAACCCCCTGGAGCTGTCGGCCTTCCTCAAGGAGAAGGACGTGGACATCTTCGTGGGCGGCGTGAAGGAGCGCCCCATCGCCTACAAGCTGGGCGTGGGATTCTGCGACCACAACCACGAGCGCAAGGAAGCCCTGGAAGGGTTCGTGGGCATGTACAACTTCGCCCTGGAAGTGCACCGCACGGTGATGAGCCCGGTGTGGCGCTTCGTGCCCCGGCGCACTGGCCCGGTGCTGGCGGCGAACCGGGACGACCTGCCCAAGGAGTGCGTGTTATGA